Proteins encoded by one window of Pyxidicoccus trucidator:
- a CDS encoding SDR family oxidoreductase: protein MDVSRPGKRRLRVAVTGASGEYGKLLLHRLERDPEVESILVLDVARPEGAKIEYHRVDLTRHDAEAELTEALADGPVDALYHLAFLFGPIHNGSLAHELEVIGTMNVLTAAGRARLPRLVVPSMTAVYGARGNNPALLREDSPMQGCPHSRFVTDKVEVEGQVRAFRERHPDMRVLVLRFAPLLGPSADNPVTRMLKRGVVPTLLGYDPLWQVLHEEDAARALHLALRAEVSGEFNIVGRGVLPLSGLIRQAGGRPLPLPGPLYRAALRTLDVVGVGKLPMALLDYIHYSWVADGERAESALGFIPFHHVRDAAAALRRS, encoded by the coding sequence ATGGACGTGTCACGACCAGGCAAGAGGCGGCTGCGCGTAGCGGTGACGGGCGCGAGCGGCGAGTACGGAAAGCTGCTGCTGCATCGGCTGGAGCGAGATCCGGAGGTGGAGAGCATCCTGGTACTCGACGTGGCACGTCCAGAAGGTGCCAAGATCGAATACCACCGGGTGGACCTCACCCGGCACGACGCGGAGGCGGAGCTGACCGAGGCACTCGCCGACGGCCCCGTGGACGCGCTCTACCACCTGGCCTTCCTCTTCGGCCCCATCCACAACGGCTCGCTGGCGCATGAGCTGGAGGTCATCGGCACCATGAACGTGCTGACCGCGGCCGGTCGAGCGCGGCTGCCCCGGCTGGTGGTGCCCTCCATGACGGCGGTGTACGGCGCGCGCGGAAACAACCCCGCGCTGCTGCGCGAGGACTCGCCGATGCAGGGCTGTCCGCACAGCCGCTTCGTCACCGACAAGGTGGAGGTGGAGGGACAGGTGCGCGCCTTCCGCGAGCGGCACCCGGACATGCGCGTGCTGGTGCTGCGCTTCGCGCCGCTGCTCGGCCCCTCGGCGGACAACCCCGTCACGCGCATGCTGAAGCGCGGGGTGGTGCCCACGCTGCTGGGGTACGACCCGCTCTGGCAGGTGCTGCACGAGGAGGACGCCGCGCGGGCGCTGCACCTGGCCCTGCGCGCGGAGGTCTCCGGCGAGTTCAACATCGTGGGCCGGGGCGTGCTGCCGCTGTCCGGCCTCATCCGCCAGGCGGGTGGCCGCCCGCTCCCCCTGCCGGGGCCGCTGTACCGTGCCGCGCTCCGCACGCTGGACGTCGTGGGGGTCGGCAAGTTGCCCATGGCCCTGCTCGACTACATCCATTACTCGTGGGTCGCGGACGGCGAGCGTGCCGAGTCCGCGCTCGGCTTCATCCCCTTCCATCACGTCAGGGACGCCGCTGCGGCGCTGAGGAGGAGCTAG
- a CDS encoding sigma 54-interacting transcriptional regulator — MASLTVRSPDGKVRAVSLLKRITSIGRGPDNDVQLEDPGVPDSALHVTYDGTRYEVGSLGATFHVNGKKRDAHALSTGDVVRVGGTELTFAREDAPRAPPPPAPPREVSRTSSSDSHTSELPGVPGRELVLLRRLTAFSERLLGLYDVERILEGLMDEAIEVTRADKGFLILMENGDPRVKVARNVARENIEDAVEKLSDSIIAKVVKDQKPLIVADAVDAPEFKASESVVNLRVHSVMCVPLMHKGDLFGVIYVGNDRLVNRFEPKSADMLTIFAAQASLVLQNAMLVNDLKLDNTELRRKLEDQRYGDIVGACQGMRDVYKRIDKIAPTDISVLITGETGTGKELIAREIHRRSPRVKGPFITINCGAIPESLLESELFGHVKGAFTGAVATKAGKFQAAIGGTLFLDEIGEMPLQLQVKLLRALQEKIVYKVGDNRGEPVDIRVVAATNKVLEDEVKRNAFREDLYYRLNVVTLKLPPLRDRGEDVVVLGKFFLSKYSREFNSKARGFTPSATVSMRKYGWPGNIRELENRLKKAVVLADKPLLGPDDLDLKPENLEPIMPLLQAKEEFQKRYINEVLARNSGNRTKTAKDLGVDPRTIFRHLEKLEAEKTGRTLPPEEGDELL; from the coding sequence ATGGCCAGCCTCACCGTCCGTTCTCCAGATGGAAAGGTCCGCGCGGTCTCCCTGCTCAAGCGCATCACCAGCATCGGCCGGGGCCCGGACAACGACGTGCAGCTCGAAGACCCCGGCGTGCCCGACAGCGCGCTGCACGTCACCTACGACGGCACCCGCTACGAGGTGGGCAGCCTGGGCGCCACCTTCCACGTCAACGGCAAGAAGCGCGACGCCCACGCCCTGTCCACCGGCGACGTGGTCCGCGTCGGCGGCACCGAGCTGACGTTCGCCCGCGAGGACGCACCCCGCGCTCCGCCGCCCCCCGCTCCGCCCCGCGAGGTGAGCCGCACCTCCAGCTCGGACTCGCACACCTCGGAGCTGCCCGGCGTACCCGGCCGCGAGCTGGTCCTGCTGCGCCGCCTCACCGCCTTCAGCGAGCGGCTGCTGGGGCTCTATGACGTGGAGCGCATCCTGGAGGGCCTGATGGACGAGGCCATCGAGGTGACGCGCGCGGACAAGGGCTTCCTCATCCTGATGGAGAACGGAGACCCGCGCGTGAAGGTGGCGCGCAACGTGGCCCGGGAGAACATCGAGGACGCGGTGGAGAAGCTGTCGGACTCCATCATCGCCAAGGTGGTGAAGGACCAGAAGCCGCTCATCGTCGCGGACGCGGTGGACGCCCCGGAGTTCAAGGCCAGCGAGTCGGTGGTCAACCTCCGCGTCCACTCCGTCATGTGCGTGCCGCTCATGCACAAGGGGGACTTGTTCGGCGTCATCTACGTCGGCAATGACCGGCTGGTGAACCGCTTCGAGCCCAAGAGCGCGGACATGCTCACCATCTTCGCGGCGCAGGCGTCGCTCGTCCTGCAGAACGCGATGCTGGTGAATGACCTCAAGCTCGACAACACCGAGCTGCGCCGCAAGCTGGAGGACCAGCGCTACGGCGACATCGTCGGCGCGTGCCAGGGCATGCGCGACGTGTACAAGCGCATCGACAAGATTGCCCCCACGGACATCTCCGTGCTGATTACCGGCGAGACGGGCACCGGCAAGGAGCTCATCGCCCGGGAAATCCACCGCCGCTCGCCGCGCGTCAAGGGCCCCTTCATCACCATCAACTGCGGCGCCATTCCGGAGAGCCTCCTGGAGAGCGAGCTGTTCGGCCACGTGAAGGGCGCCTTCACCGGCGCGGTGGCCACCAAGGCGGGCAAGTTCCAGGCGGCCATCGGCGGCACGCTCTTCCTGGACGAGATTGGCGAGATGCCCTTGCAGCTCCAGGTGAAGCTCCTGCGCGCGCTCCAGGAGAAGATTGTCTACAAGGTGGGCGACAACCGGGGCGAGCCGGTGGACATCCGCGTGGTGGCCGCCACCAACAAGGTGCTCGAGGACGAGGTGAAGCGGAACGCCTTCCGCGAGGACCTCTACTACCGGCTCAACGTCGTCACCCTGAAGCTGCCGCCCCTGAGAGACCGCGGCGAGGACGTGGTGGTGCTGGGCAAGTTCTTCCTGTCCAAGTACTCGCGCGAGTTCAACTCCAAGGCCCGGGGCTTCACCCCGTCGGCCACCGTGTCCATGCGCAAGTACGGCTGGCCGGGCAACATCCGCGAGCTGGAGAACCGGCTGAAGAAGGCGGTGGTGCTCGCGGACAAGCCGCTGCTCGGCCCGGACGACCTGGACCTCAAGCCGGAGAACCTGGAGCCCATCATGCCGCTGCTCCAGGCCAAGGAAGAATTCCAGAAGCGTTACATCAACGAGGTGCTCGCCCGGAACAGCGGGAACCGCACCAAGACGGCCAAGGACCTGGGCGTGGACCCGCGCACCATCTTCCGCCACCTGGAGAAGCTGGAAGCGGAGAAGACGGGCCGCACCCTGCCGCCCGAGGAGGGCGACGAGCTGCTTTAA
- a CDS encoding outer membrane beta-barrel protein: MLRRFLPPLALLIAAPALAQDPSGPDEEYEEVSTSLDGVGRISIQGGWRYTSNETFYTNWYGRDENKDLERAQESTGGPLAVGSFAYAINDLVELGIDLFFTGGRLHLNTPDGEQTINTLSYGAAVGLRFQTVLPEVGPQGLVPFAGILTGPALTSSKRPGESIKEGTTQVWMGSLGATLRLSPRWGVTGEYRLAFLRGPVGPPENKLTFNTGGSWFTLGVTYSFPPEPSRPLPSGL; this comes from the coding sequence ATGCTTCGCCGCTTCCTGCCGCCGCTCGCGCTGCTCATCGCCGCCCCCGCCCTTGCCCAGGACCCGAGCGGCCCGGACGAGGAGTACGAAGAGGTCTCCACCTCGCTGGACGGGGTGGGGCGCATCTCCATCCAGGGCGGCTGGCGCTACACGTCCAACGAGACGTTCTATACGAACTGGTATGGGCGCGATGAGAACAAGGACCTGGAGCGCGCCCAGGAGTCCACCGGCGGGCCGCTGGCCGTGGGCTCGTTCGCCTATGCCATCAACGACCTGGTGGAGCTGGGCATCGACCTGTTCTTCACCGGCGGGCGGCTGCACCTCAACACGCCCGACGGCGAGCAGACGATCAACACGCTGAGCTACGGGGCCGCGGTGGGCCTGCGCTTCCAGACGGTGCTGCCCGAGGTGGGCCCGCAGGGCCTGGTGCCCTTCGCCGGCATCCTCACCGGGCCGGCGCTCACGTCCTCGAAGCGCCCGGGCGAGAGCATCAAGGAGGGCACCACCCAGGTGTGGATGGGCTCCCTGGGGGCCACGCTGCGGCTGTCCCCCCGCTGGGGCGTGACGGGGGAGTACCGGCTGGCCTTCCTCCGTGGGCCCGTGGGACCGCCCGAGAACAAGCTCACCTTCAACACGGGGGGTAGCTGGTTCACGCTGGGCGTGACATACAGCTTTCCGCCGGAGCCGTCCCGGCCGCTGCCCAGCGGCCTGTAG
- the mutL gene encoding DNA mismatch repair endonuclease MutL, with protein sequence MSRIARLSDVLINKIAAGEVVERPASVVKELVENSLDAGSNTIRVELEGGGVDRIIVSDDGHGMGRQDAIACLERHATSKLRELDDLFHIDSMGFRGEAIPAIASVSRFTLHTAEVGAEVGTRVVVEGGGPALVEDAPPRTGTVITIEDLFFNVPARRKFLRRGDTELKHAEEAVVRLALAYPEVGFFASHEGATLFSSAACPDDPRERIAAALGPTAHPHLFPVEERRLGVTVTGYAASPEFTFNNARGLYTYVNRRYVRDRGLIGTIQRAYQDFLASGRQPVVVLHIDVDPRAVDVNVHPQKLEVRFADARGVQEALTAALTRMLRAAPWLGAAADAGVPQPGQPREAAHYAQAVERFLTRAQEATWGGPLPTAMDAPGSPPRAPLGPMPSGPLGPGAPGARPGALPFAPGMGQAPAFGQAQPQLNEAPPPGYFGALRPLGLLGGRFHVCEGPGGTLVVLDPHAALERARLNGYLRALDDGKGPPAPSLFGATLELPVPAAKALVEGREALTRLGFDVEPFGGTTVALKTAPPGLEGVDARSLLEALARALPPKGATLDAVSLAEAVRVMACHAARRAGTAPLTDAQLRALLGELDRADFHPACIHGTVVVLEMPLLELERRAR encoded by the coding sequence ATGTCCCGCATTGCCCGCCTCAGTGACGTCCTCATCAACAAGATCGCCGCCGGCGAGGTGGTGGAGCGCCCCGCATCGGTGGTGAAGGAGCTGGTGGAGAACTCGCTCGACGCGGGCTCCAACACCATCCGCGTCGAGCTGGAGGGCGGGGGCGTGGACCGCATCATCGTGTCCGATGACGGGCACGGCATGGGCCGGCAGGACGCCATCGCGTGTCTGGAGCGTCACGCCACCAGCAAGCTGCGCGAGCTGGACGACCTGTTCCACATCGACTCCATGGGCTTCCGGGGCGAGGCGATTCCGGCCATTGCTTCCGTCTCCCGCTTCACACTCCACACCGCCGAGGTGGGCGCGGAGGTGGGCACGCGTGTGGTGGTGGAGGGTGGAGGACCGGCGCTGGTGGAGGACGCGCCCCCGCGCACCGGCACCGTCATCACCATCGAGGACCTCTTCTTCAACGTGCCCGCGCGCCGCAAGTTCCTGCGCCGGGGCGACACGGAGCTGAAGCACGCGGAGGAGGCCGTGGTGCGGCTGGCGCTGGCGTACCCGGAGGTGGGCTTCTTCGCCTCGCACGAGGGCGCCACGCTCTTCTCCAGCGCGGCCTGTCCGGACGACCCGCGCGAGCGCATCGCCGCGGCGCTGGGCCCCACCGCGCACCCGCACCTGTTCCCCGTGGAGGAGCGGCGGCTGGGCGTCACCGTCACCGGCTACGCCGCCTCGCCCGAGTTCACCTTCAACAACGCGCGCGGCCTCTACACCTACGTCAACCGGCGCTACGTGAGGGACCGCGGCCTCATCGGCACCATCCAGCGCGCGTACCAGGACTTCCTCGCGTCGGGCCGGCAGCCGGTGGTGGTGCTCCACATCGACGTGGACCCGCGCGCGGTGGACGTCAACGTGCACCCGCAGAAGCTGGAGGTGCGCTTCGCCGACGCGCGCGGCGTGCAGGAGGCGCTGACGGCCGCGCTGACCCGCATGCTGCGCGCCGCCCCGTGGCTGGGCGCCGCGGCGGACGCCGGTGTCCCGCAGCCGGGCCAGCCGCGCGAGGCCGCCCACTACGCGCAAGCCGTGGAGCGCTTCCTCACCCGCGCCCAGGAGGCGACGTGGGGCGGACCCTTGCCCACCGCCATGGACGCGCCGGGCTCGCCGCCCCGTGCCCCGTTGGGGCCCATGCCCTCCGGGCCGCTCGGGCCCGGTGCCCCCGGTGCCCGGCCCGGAGCGCTGCCCTTCGCGCCGGGCATGGGGCAGGCGCCCGCCTTCGGTCAGGCGCAGCCCCAGCTCAACGAGGCCCCGCCGCCGGGCTACTTCGGCGCGCTCCGGCCGCTGGGGCTGCTGGGCGGCCGCTTCCACGTGTGCGAGGGCCCCGGCGGCACGCTGGTGGTGTTGGATCCGCACGCGGCGCTGGAGCGCGCGCGGCTGAACGGCTACCTGCGCGCGCTGGACGACGGGAAGGGCCCTCCGGCGCCGTCGCTGTTCGGCGCCACGCTGGAGCTGCCGGTGCCGGCGGCGAAGGCGCTGGTGGAGGGCCGCGAGGCGCTGACGCGGCTGGGCTTCGACGTGGAGCCCTTCGGCGGCACCACGGTGGCGCTGAAGACGGCGCCGCCCGGGCTGGAGGGCGTGGATGCGCGCTCGCTGCTGGAGGCGCTGGCCCGCGCGCTGCCACCCAAGGGGGCCACGCTGGACGCGGTCTCCCTGGCCGAGGCGGTGCGGGTGATGGCCTGCCATGCCGCCCGTCGCGCGGGCACCGCGCCCCTCACCGACGCGCAGCTCCGTGCGCTGCTGGGCGAGCTGGACCGCGCCGACTTCCACCCCGCCTGCATCCACGGCACGGTGGTGGTGCTGGAGATGCCGCTGCTCGAGCTGGAGCGCCGCGCCCGCTGA
- a CDS encoding carboxypeptidase-like regulatory domain-containing protein, whose protein sequence is MTARGARLALLAVLLGAGCALLETEPDPSQLVCSSDDQCALNEVCFPDGCGDPGRDIVVEVTPNPHDGLHAQDFRVEALRPEQQLQLSGPASVKGRVVRATSLPAPDGGVATRPYSEPLHLLATGESLLLPGVSRRYEATLVPINGAWELPVGTGDYTVMLSADDLDVPPVWGDSRVEPGASVPLELLLPAADTVARLTGRVERQAGVLVDAALEVQALDTDLLPLSQRVTVTRGTGEFSLAMPREAARSSAVLVRVTATGDAPWVPQKTFTVDPRTPLSEPLTLGDYGSPVQVTGRVLGPDGRPVAGATVAFQGEVGGGGMFHGPLATTSTEGRFAVDTLPAAPGRTLSLVVVPPSGTAGLTVLPVEVPRTGATLPDVRLPDRRIVTGTLLLPDSTNPAAGVRVVAEPVGQVPGWPRPPAGGEAQGTTNTSGVFRLSLDPAVYRVDFVPTENLPRVSRIVTVLPGEDTAPQELATFPLQKGRTVSGRVTLGDAEAGTARGVPYASIRFYRVVSLEGRPSSVLLSQAVSDQQGRYTALIPVR, encoded by the coding sequence GTGACGGCCCGCGGCGCGCGGCTGGCGCTGCTGGCGGTGCTCCTCGGCGCCGGGTGCGCGCTGCTGGAGACGGAGCCCGACCCCAGCCAGCTCGTCTGCAGCTCGGACGACCAGTGCGCCTTGAACGAGGTGTGCTTCCCGGACGGGTGCGGAGACCCGGGCCGGGACATCGTCGTGGAGGTGACGCCCAACCCCCATGACGGCCTGCACGCGCAGGACTTCCGGGTGGAGGCCCTGCGGCCGGAGCAGCAACTGCAGCTGTCAGGCCCCGCCAGCGTGAAGGGCCGGGTGGTGCGCGCCACGTCCCTGCCCGCGCCGGACGGTGGCGTCGCCACCCGCCCCTACTCCGAGCCCCTCCACCTGCTCGCCACCGGAGAGAGCCTGCTGCTGCCCGGCGTGTCGCGGCGGTACGAGGCCACCCTGGTGCCCATCAACGGTGCGTGGGAGCTGCCGGTGGGCACCGGCGACTACACGGTGATGCTGAGCGCGGACGACCTGGACGTGCCCCCGGTGTGGGGGGACAGCCGCGTGGAGCCGGGCGCCTCCGTGCCGCTGGAGCTGCTGCTGCCCGCGGCGGACACGGTGGCGCGGCTGACGGGCCGGGTGGAGCGTCAGGCGGGCGTGCTGGTGGACGCGGCCCTGGAAGTCCAGGCGCTGGACACGGACCTGCTGCCCCTGTCGCAGCGGGTGACGGTGACGCGGGGCACGGGGGAGTTCAGCCTCGCCATGCCCCGCGAGGCGGCGCGGAGCTCGGCGGTGCTGGTGCGGGTGACGGCCACGGGCGACGCGCCGTGGGTGCCGCAGAAGACCTTCACCGTGGACCCGCGCACGCCCCTCAGCGAGCCGCTGACGCTGGGCGACTACGGCAGTCCCGTCCAGGTGACGGGCCGCGTGCTGGGCCCGGACGGCCGGCCCGTGGCGGGCGCCACCGTGGCGTTCCAGGGCGAGGTGGGCGGTGGGGGCATGTTCCATGGCCCGCTGGCGACCACCAGCACCGAGGGGCGCTTCGCGGTGGACACGCTGCCGGCGGCGCCGGGCAGGACGCTGTCCCTGGTGGTGGTGCCGCCTTCGGGCACCGCGGGCCTCACCGTGCTGCCGGTGGAGGTGCCGCGCACCGGCGCCACGCTGCCGGACGTCCGCCTTCCGGACCGGCGCATCGTCACCGGCACCCTGCTGCTGCCGGACTCCACCAACCCGGCGGCGGGCGTGCGCGTGGTGGCGGAGCCCGTGGGCCAGGTGCCGGGCTGGCCCCGGCCTCCCGCGGGGGGCGAGGCGCAGGGCACCACGAACACGTCCGGGGTGTTCCGGCTGAGTCTGGACCCGGCCGTGTACCGCGTGGACTTCGTGCCCACGGAGAACCTGCCGCGCGTCAGCCGCATCGTCACGGTGCTCCCCGGCGAGGACACCGCGCCGCAAGAGCTGGCCACCTTCCCCCTGCAGAAGGGCCGCACCGTCAGCGGCAGGGTGACGTTGGGCGACGCGGAAGCGGGCACCGCGCGGGGCGTGCCCTATGCCTCCATCCGCTTCTACCGGGTGGTGAGTCTGGAGGGCCGGCCCTCATCGGTGCTGCTGTCCCAGGCGGTGTCGGACCAGCAGGGCCGCTACACCGCGCTGATACCGGTGCGCTGA
- a CDS encoding tetratricopeptide repeat protein, with protein sequence MSRGLLLLLWVLALAAPATVLAQDSGDSEVDSLRASFEYGKYAEVLDRAGARIDRGGLAEHELVELHKLAGLAAFNLGRTEDATRHLRALLRLDPDYGLDPFVVPPPAVAFLDALKEEMSSELEFLRQEQRLRQEREKAEAERRERERVEAEVQRRRAEELASQVTVRTVEKRNFLVNFVPFGAGQFQQGRTSLGIVFAATEGALAVTSIISFFAYDSLFEEQVIDLDNVLDPDGRASVRVRFIPTSRRRQRDTWQLLKLSSAAGFYTIYALGVVDALYHHEDQVIRTTVEPRAPPPTPSRAEAPGTSARLSLYSPSGGLGAGLTLIF encoded by the coding sequence ATGAGCCGCGGCCTCCTTCTCCTCTTGTGGGTGCTGGCCCTGGCCGCCCCCGCCACCGTCCTCGCCCAGGACTCCGGAGACTCGGAGGTGGACTCCCTGCGCGCCAGCTTCGAGTACGGCAAGTACGCGGAGGTGTTGGACCGCGCGGGCGCCCGCATCGACCGCGGCGGGCTGGCCGAGCACGAGCTGGTGGAGCTGCACAAGCTGGCGGGCCTCGCGGCCTTCAACCTCGGCCGCACCGAGGACGCCACGCGCCACCTGCGCGCCCTGCTCCGGTTGGACCCGGACTACGGCCTGGACCCCTTCGTCGTGCCGCCTCCGGCGGTGGCCTTCCTGGATGCGCTCAAGGAGGAGATGTCCAGCGAGCTGGAGTTCCTCCGGCAGGAGCAGCGCCTGCGCCAGGAGCGCGAGAAGGCCGAGGCCGAGCGCCGCGAGCGGGAGCGCGTGGAGGCCGAGGTGCAGCGCCGCCGCGCCGAGGAGCTGGCCAGCCAGGTCACCGTGCGCACCGTGGAGAAGCGCAACTTCCTGGTCAACTTCGTCCCCTTCGGCGCCGGCCAGTTCCAGCAGGGCCGCACCAGCCTCGGCATCGTCTTCGCCGCCACCGAGGGCGCGCTCGCGGTGACGAGCATCATCTCCTTCTTCGCCTATGACTCGCTCTTCGAGGAGCAGGTCATCGACCTGGACAACGTCCTCGACCCGGACGGCCGGGCCTCGGTGCGCGTCCGCTTCATCCCCACCAGCCGCCGCCGCCAGCGCGACACGTGGCAGCTGCTCAAGCTGTCCTCGGCGGCGGGCTTCTACACCATCTATGCGCTGGGCGTGGTGGACGCGCTCTACCACCACGAGGACCAGGTCATCCGCACCACCGTGGAGCCCCGTGCTCCGCCGCCCACCCCATCGCGAGCCGAGGCGCCCGGCACCTCCGCGCGCCTGAGCCTGTACTCCCCTTCCGGCGGACTCGGCGCCGGCCTCACCCTCATCTTCTGA
- a CDS encoding tetratricopeptide repeat protein, whose product MRESAEIVSAPRKMSMPEQPKTDVEKELADLRREIVEARNLVIKSDNLLKNLHAEVKAVGKRHEDFQKRAWLSSAVAYVLFAVIAVGAALMITSARSSSATNERERLEKMVADLTTQLDKQRADTATHQTAQRAAGEVYKMMTNLPGDERLKGIDALVKLDTSRLSSLERQALNDRAAALRREAGDAAFERGKIAFRKNEMDNVISEMERFLAMNPPQDQAMDASFFLGTAYNNSRKHEKAVPLLARFVEGDRASKTRDYAMLLLAQSYQEVGQFDKALETARDAAGTYPNSQYQPQFRGRIATVKRAMNPEAAAAPGAPAAAPAAVAAPAGQ is encoded by the coding sequence ATGCGTGAGTCGGCCGAGATCGTTTCCGCGCCCAGGAAGATGTCCATGCCAGAGCAGCCGAAGACAGATGTGGAGAAGGAACTGGCGGACCTCCGCCGCGAAATCGTCGAGGCCCGCAACCTCGTCATCAAGAGCGACAACCTGCTGAAGAACCTCCATGCGGAGGTGAAGGCGGTGGGCAAGCGCCACGAGGACTTCCAGAAGCGCGCCTGGCTCTCGTCCGCGGTGGCCTACGTCCTCTTCGCGGTCATCGCCGTGGGCGCCGCGCTGATGATCACCAGCGCGCGCAGCTCCAGCGCCACCAACGAGCGCGAGCGCCTGGAGAAGATGGTCGCCGACCTCACCACGCAGCTGGACAAGCAGCGCGCGGACACGGCCACGCACCAGACGGCGCAGCGCGCCGCGGGCGAGGTCTACAAGATGATGACCAACCTCCCCGGCGACGAGCGCCTCAAGGGCATCGACGCGCTGGTGAAGCTGGACACCTCGCGCCTCTCCTCGCTGGAGCGCCAGGCCCTCAATGACCGCGCCGCCGCGCTGCGCCGCGAGGCGGGCGACGCCGCCTTCGAGCGCGGGAAGATCGCCTTCCGCAAGAACGAGATGGACAACGTCATCTCGGAGATGGAGCGCTTCCTGGCCATGAACCCGCCGCAGGATCAGGCGATGGACGCGTCCTTCTTCCTGGGCACGGCCTACAACAACTCCCGCAAGCACGAGAAGGCGGTGCCCCTGCTGGCCCGCTTCGTCGAGGGCGACCGGGCCTCCAAGACGCGCGACTACGCCATGCTGCTGCTGGCCCAGTCGTACCAGGAGGTCGGCCAGTTCGATAAGGCGCTCGAGACGGCGCGTGACGCCGCCGGCACCTACCCGAACAGCCAGTACCAGCCCCAGTTCCGCGGCCGCATCGCCACGGTGAAGCGCGCCATGAACCCGGAGGCCGCCGCCGCGCCGGGCGCCCCCGCCGCCGCGCCCGCGGCCGTGGCTGCCCCTGCCGGCCAGTAG